One part of the Sulfolobus tengchongensis genome encodes these proteins:
- a CDS encoding cysteine synthase family protein has translation MSNHLNVFSNEQELLEGMWPTPLLRLRIGNDVWAKLEYYNPFSRSVKDRTAWFLFKQALLNNAKHIVEATSGNTGIALASLSAIYGVQFTMFLPVVSPKVYKVFVKLLGGNLVEAGNSTNDIIPLVKRFAQISGALNLDQFNNPINVIAHYETTAKEIDEQLKSIGKKPARIIATMGTGGHLAGIAKYFKEKYGNEVEIVGVQPAENSRIPGIKRQNGSNSLLRDVKIDRVIDVTLEEAVNGVVSIARSSGILIGISAGATVSAYKKIGDISSTTVLIFPDDAFKYVDILEQTLKEI, from the coding sequence GTGTCAAATCACCTAAACGTATTCTCAAATGAGCAAGAACTATTAGAGGGTATGTGGCCTACTCCTCTACTAAGACTAAGAATAGGAAATGACGTATGGGCAAAATTAGAATACTATAATCCTTTTAGTAGAAGCGTAAAAGATAGAACTGCGTGGTTTCTATTTAAACAAGCTTTATTGAATAATGCAAAGCATATAGTTGAGGCTACTTCTGGAAATACCGGGATAGCATTAGCGTCACTATCAGCAATCTATGGAGTGCAATTTACCATGTTCCTTCCAGTTGTATCACCAAAAGTATACAAGGTTTTTGTTAAGTTATTAGGTGGCAATCTTGTTGAAGCAGGAAATTCCACTAACGATATAATACCTTTAGTGAAGAGATTTGCTCAAATAAGCGGGGCACTAAATCTAGATCAGTTCAATAATCCCATAAATGTAATAGCCCATTACGAAACCACTGCAAAAGAAATAGACGAACAATTGAAATCAATAGGAAAGAAACCTGCACGTATAATAGCTACAATGGGCACAGGTGGTCACTTGGCTGGAATAGCTAAGTATTTTAAAGAGAAATACGGTAATGAAGTTGAAATAGTAGGAGTTCAACCAGCTGAAAATTCTAGAATACCCGGTATAAAAAGGCAGAATGGGTCTAATAGTTTGCTTAGAGATGTTAAAATAGATCGCGTGATCGACGTTACTTTAGAAGAGGCAGTAAATGGTGTAGTAAGTATTGCAAGATCATCTGGAATTTTAATAGGCATAAGTGCAGGTGCTACAGTATCAGCGTATAAGAAGATAGGAGATATATCTTCCACTACGGTACTCATATTTCCAGACGACGCTTTTAAATACGTTGATATACTAGAGCAAACTTTAAAAGAGATTTAG
- a CDS encoding serine/threonine protein kinase, which translates to MFKSSYSQSRIIKKDDGLYVQKCYMTIFGIKWYFISTFFWNYPYVADPKERFTRELDFFLDKWKDIVVVPKLIDIDAKELCITREYIDGDEIGEENIEIVAKGLREIHDTGYVLGDTKISNFVIVNKSKFAVIDAEQSFRSNNSYYKAWDLVVLFLFLSYKITNPNHFQEVSKRFLNEYNPDKNIVKEFFNIKNISLMGLYPPTHIYILKNLMSNFY; encoded by the coding sequence ATGTTTAAAAGTTCATACAGCCAGTCAAGAATTATAAAGAAGGATGATGGACTATATGTTCAAAAATGCTATATGACAATCTTTGGAATAAAATGGTATTTTATCTCTACTTTCTTTTGGAATTACCCTTATGTCGCAGATCCGAAGGAAAGATTTACTAGAGAACTCGATTTCTTCTTAGATAAGTGGAAGGATATAGTAGTTGTACCTAAATTAATTGACATAGATGCTAAAGAGCTTTGTATAACTAGAGAATATATTGATGGAGACGAAATAGGTGAAGAGAATATAGAGATCGTTGCAAAAGGTTTAAGAGAGATTCATGACACGGGATATGTATTAGGAGATACTAAGATAAGTAATTTCGTGATAGTTAATAAAAGTAAGTTTGCAGTTATAGATGCTGAACAGTCTTTCAGATCCAATAATTCATATTATAAAGCTTGGGATTTAGTGGTATTATTTTTGTTTCTAAGTTATAAAATAACAAATCCAAATCATTTTCAAGAAGTCTCTAAAAGATTCCTAAATGAATATAATCCAGATAAAAACATTGTAAAAGAGTTTTTCAATATAAAGAACATAAGCCTAATGGGGTTATATCCTCCAACTCATATTTATATATTAAAAAACCTAATGAGTAATTTTTATTAA
- the moaA gene encoding GTP 3',8-cyclase MoaA has protein sequence MIDRFGRPLEDLRITLTHVCNFQCFFCHMEGEEGMENGLNKDEILLVAKVAKKFGINSVKLTGGEPTLRRDLAEIIQGLKQLGYKDVSMTTNGFLLKDLAPKLKLAGLDRINISLHAVSRETFKKITGVDAFDKVIEGIKEAIDEGLRPVKLNFVVNKRNLAEAFKFIELAQDLGVDEIHLIELHPVGLGKTAFNEHDDLTKIEEYISKIAIKKQIRKKHFRPRYILSSGLVVEVVKPYANPIFCAGCNRIRLSVDGKLKTCLYREDNIIDILDILKANYPKDVKEELLERAFMIAIAIREPNFKYKI, from the coding sequence ATGATTGACAGATTTGGTAGACCACTAGAGGATCTTAGAATAACACTGACTCATGTATGTAATTTCCAATGTTTCTTCTGCCATATGGAAGGAGAGGAAGGGATGGAAAATGGATTGAATAAAGATGAGATACTACTTGTCGCTAAAGTTGCTAAAAAATTTGGTATAAATTCAGTGAAACTGACTGGTGGAGAACCTACATTGAGAAGAGATTTAGCTGAAATAATACAAGGACTGAAACAATTAGGGTATAAAGATGTGTCAATGACTACCAACGGATTTCTTTTGAAAGATCTAGCACCTAAACTAAAACTAGCTGGATTAGATAGGATAAACATTAGTCTTCATGCAGTCTCGAGAGAAACTTTCAAGAAAATAACGGGAGTAGATGCCTTTGACAAGGTAATTGAAGGTATAAAAGAAGCGATAGATGAAGGTTTAAGGCCAGTTAAATTAAATTTCGTAGTAAATAAACGAAACTTAGCCGAGGCTTTTAAATTTATTGAATTAGCGCAAGACTTAGGTGTTGATGAAATACATCTTATAGAACTCCATCCAGTGGGATTAGGCAAAACTGCCTTTAATGAACATGATGATTTAACTAAAATAGAAGAGTATATTTCAAAGATAGCAATTAAAAAGCAGATTAGAAAGAAGCACTTTAGGCCACGTTATATTCTATCTTCTGGTCTAGTTGTTGAAGTAGTCAAGCCTTATGCAAATCCCATATTCTGCGCTGGATGTAATAGGATTAGATTATCTGTTGATGGTAAACTGAAAACATGCTTATACAGAGAGGATAACATAATAGACATTTTAGATATCTTGAAAGCAAATTATCCTAAAGACGTTAAAGAAGAACTATTAGAAAGGGCTTTTATGATAGCAATAGCTATTAGAGAACCCAATTTCAAATATAAGATATGA
- a CDS encoding aminopeptidase P family protein — MNKLRKLQTILEDKKEACAVIIGSPNLFYFLEYSGVGALIYCDARFTLLAPALDMYRASNVKDVDVLIYYPSKIAENVIEGNMFKAIEKVINEKSNILLDVNWVDANTYKTLSEKYKISDISNDIIKLREIKDEDEIEKIRKAGEITSTAMKIGMERLTEEVSEKQIAGIIDMTMKSAGAEDYAFPSIVAFGENTAYPHHIPTDRVLMNNDIALFDIGAKYNGYCFDSTRTFVFKNNEAKKIYEIVLQAQLEAIDAVRDGVTASEIDNIARKVIEKAGYGKYFMHSTGHGVGVEIHESPAISMNSKQVLKENMVITVEPGIYLKGRFGIRIEDTLIVTKGKPIVLETTYKLL, encoded by the coding sequence ATGAATAAACTAAGAAAACTTCAAACAATCCTTGAAGATAAAAAAGAAGCTTGCGCTGTAATAATAGGCTCTCCAAATTTATTCTATTTTCTAGAATATAGTGGAGTTGGAGCTTTAATCTATTGTGACGCTCGTTTTACTTTGCTTGCTCCCGCTTTAGATATGTACAGAGCTAGTAATGTGAAGGATGTTGATGTGCTAATTTACTACCCATCTAAAATAGCTGAAAACGTAATAGAAGGGAATATGTTCAAGGCTATTGAAAAAGTTATCAATGAAAAGAGTAATATATTGTTGGATGTCAATTGGGTTGATGCAAATACATATAAAACTTTATCAGAAAAATACAAGATAAGTGATATTTCCAATGATATAATAAAATTAAGAGAAATTAAAGATGAAGATGAGATAGAAAAAATAAGAAAAGCTGGCGAAATTACTTCTACAGCGATGAAAATTGGTATGGAGAGATTAACTGAAGAAGTTAGTGAAAAACAAATTGCAGGTATTATAGATATGACTATGAAATCTGCCGGAGCCGAAGATTATGCCTTTCCCTCTATAGTTGCCTTTGGTGAGAATACCGCATATCCCCATCATATTCCTACAGATCGTGTATTAATGAATAATGATATTGCACTTTTTGATATAGGTGCGAAGTATAATGGTTATTGCTTTGACAGCACTAGAACTTTCGTTTTTAAGAACAATGAGGCAAAGAAAATTTATGAAATAGTTTTGCAAGCGCAATTAGAGGCCATAGATGCGGTTAGAGACGGAGTTACAGCATCAGAGATAGATAACATTGCTAGAAAGGTTATTGAAAAAGCTGGCTATGGCAAGTATTTTATGCATTCAACTGGTCATGGTGTTGGTGTAGAAATCCATGAAAGTCCAGCTATTTCTATGAATTCTAAGCAAGTACTAAAGGAAAATATGGTTATCACTGTAGAACCCGGAATATATCTTAAGGGCAGGTTTGGAATACGTATAGAAGATACGCTTATCGTAACTAAAGGTAAACCAATAGTGTTAGAGACAACTTATAAACTATTGTAG
- the folE gene encoding GTP cyclohydrolase I → MQKTELDNQNLVEEIARRIREILELLGENPEREGLRETPERVARALLEMTSGLRTPPPKIKVFSLGADGGVYEENQIVLVRDVNFSSLCEHHMLPIIGKIHVAYIVGNGGKVAGFSKIIRIVNYYASRLQIQERLVEQIADAIMNSEIKPKGVMVIGNAIHMCSYVRGVKDKEAKLVSVAYRGLFKNNKALQNHVFRLLDNTNKVNLL, encoded by the coding sequence ATGCAGAAGACAGAATTGGATAATCAAAATCTAGTGGAAGAGATAGCGAGAAGAATAAGAGAAATTTTAGAACTATTGGGAGAAAACCCAGAAAGAGAAGGACTAAGAGAAACTCCAGAAAGGGTAGCAAGAGCTTTGTTAGAAATGACTTCAGGGTTAAGAACACCACCCCCGAAAATTAAGGTTTTTAGCTTGGGCGCTGATGGAGGAGTATATGAAGAAAATCAAATAGTGTTAGTAAGAGATGTTAATTTTTCATCGCTTTGTGAGCATCATATGTTGCCAATAATTGGAAAAATTCATGTAGCATATATAGTTGGTAATGGCGGTAAGGTAGCGGGGTTTAGCAAAATCATCAGAATTGTGAATTATTATGCGTCACGTCTTCAGATTCAAGAAAGATTAGTGGAACAAATTGCCGATGCAATAATGAATAGTGAAATAAAACCTAAGGGCGTTATGGTAATTGGCAATGCTATACATATGTGCTCGTATGTTAGAGGCGTTAAGGATAAGGAAGCGAAGTTAGTTTCGGTTGCATATAGGGGATTATTTAAGAATAATAAGGCATTACAAAATCACGTCTTCAGATTACTAGATAATACAAATAAGGTAAACTTATTATAG
- a CDS encoding MarR family transcriptional regulator, whose product MNSKDKVVSILKEKGPIPQTELIKLAGLSKSRLSEVLSELEKEGIIRRRRILGKNLEVSLSQERFLRLGIIRAAEYPFIIPFIKNLERKGYIVSVKIYDNGIDVTRDLVEGKLDLGLSPIITQLTFSAIFGNIRIIAGGAKGGGGIVGKACNRIASTVMSSMEIWAFNEFKNVDIVPSYSPYQMIEYLEKGTVNGIAIWEPFLTFLERKGHRVHRFAPLHCCTLAVKEGLDWEKIKKIYEESFSWFKSSMDRWISDYSNLLDVDYNILKEASKNYEFDPYLDLSEFRNTLKKSGIFVPI is encoded by the coding sequence ATGAACAGTAAAGATAAAGTTGTATCTATTTTGAAGGAGAAAGGTCCAATACCGCAAACAGAACTAATAAAACTCGCTGGTTTGTCTAAAAGTAGATTATCTGAAGTTCTATCTGAATTAGAAAAAGAAGGTATAATAAGAAGAAGGAGAATTCTAGGTAAAAATTTAGAAGTAAGCTTATCACAAGAGAGATTTTTAAGATTAGGTATTATAAGAGCTGCGGAGTATCCCTTTATAATTCCCTTTATAAAAAATCTAGAAAGAAAGGGATATATAGTATCTGTCAAAATTTATGACAATGGCATAGATGTAACCAGAGATCTAGTTGAAGGCAAATTAGATTTAGGCTTGTCTCCAATTATTACGCAATTAACGTTTTCTGCAATATTTGGGAATATAAGAATTATTGCGGGCGGAGCTAAGGGAGGAGGTGGAATTGTAGGTAAAGCGTGCAATAGGATAGCATCAACTGTAATGTCAAGCATGGAAATATGGGCTTTTAATGAATTTAAGAACGTTGATATAGTTCCATCTTATAGCCCATATCAAATGATTGAATATCTCGAAAAAGGGACAGTAAACGGCATAGCTATTTGGGAACCATTTCTTACCTTTCTAGAAAGAAAAGGACATAGAGTTCATCGATTTGCGCCATTACATTGTTGCACATTGGCAGTTAAAGAGGGATTAGATTGGGAGAAGATTAAGAAAATATATGAAGAGTCCTTTAGTTGGTTTAAATCATCAATGGATAGATGGATTTCAGATTATTCAAATCTATTAGATGTAGATTATAACATTTTAAAAGAAGCTTCAAAAAATTACGAATTTGATCCTTATCTTGATTTAAGTGAATTTAGAAATACATTAAAAAAGTCAGGTATTTTCGTACCCATTTAG
- the glnA gene encoding type I glutamate--ammonia ligase, translating to MPSTAEEVLKFLKENNIKWVDLQFTDVPGRLHHITIPASDFDMESLKTGFGKLDGSSIRGFTSIYESDMVLLPVPETMTLVPWSPGVARVICKVFWGGGKGRFERDPRFIAEEAERFQSDQGYVSYYGPELEFFIFDKVKLDVSTPQSGTGYKIYAREAPWSDSGTFVIRFKEGYYPAPPIDQLMDVRVEIVDTLVRYFGYIIEATHHEVATAGQGEIDFRFSTLVDTADKVQTLKYVAKNIAAKHGMVATFMPKPIYGDNGTGMHTHLSLWTKDGKKNLMYDPNDEYAEISQFGRYVIGGLLAHARALSAIVSPSVNSYRRLIPGFEAPVYIAWSKSNRSAVVRVPAYYKGMEKAKRVEYRPPDPSSNPYLTFAALLMAALDGVNKKIDPGDPVDENIYHLTPEKRKQLGIKELPRSLDEALDELESDKEFLKPVFNSSLLDTYIDLKREEARNLQGYPHPMELYYYLDS from the coding sequence ATGCCAAGTACAGCAGAAGAAGTACTCAAATTCCTTAAAGAAAATAATATAAAATGGGTGGATTTACAATTCACCGACGTCCCTGGCAGACTACACCACATAACAATACCAGCTAGCGATTTCGACATGGAATCTCTAAAGACTGGTTTCGGTAAACTGGATGGCAGTAGTATAAGAGGATTTACCAGCATCTATGAGAGTGATATGGTTCTATTACCAGTACCAGAGACCATGACTCTAGTTCCTTGGTCTCCAGGCGTAGCTAGAGTAATATGTAAAGTTTTTTGGGGAGGAGGAAAAGGAAGATTCGAAAGAGATCCTAGATTTATTGCTGAAGAGGCTGAAAGGTTTCAGTCAGATCAAGGGTATGTCTCTTACTATGGTCCAGAATTAGAATTCTTCATATTTGATAAGGTAAAATTGGATGTTAGTACACCACAGTCCGGAACTGGATATAAGATTTACGCTAGAGAAGCACCATGGAGTGATAGTGGAACCTTCGTTATAAGGTTCAAAGAGGGATATTATCCTGCACCTCCTATTGATCAATTAATGGACGTAAGAGTTGAGATCGTTGATACGTTAGTTAGATACTTTGGTTATATAATAGAGGCTACTCATCACGAAGTAGCTACTGCAGGTCAAGGAGAAATAGACTTCAGATTTTCCACATTAGTAGATACTGCAGATAAAGTTCAAACATTAAAGTATGTAGCAAAGAACATAGCTGCAAAACATGGAATGGTAGCTACATTCATGCCAAAACCTATATATGGTGATAATGGAACTGGTATGCACACCCATCTTAGCTTGTGGACAAAAGATGGAAAGAAGAATTTAATGTATGATCCAAATGACGAATATGCCGAAATAAGTCAGTTCGGAAGGTATGTAATTGGAGGTCTTCTAGCACATGCTAGGGCATTGTCAGCAATAGTATCACCCAGCGTGAATAGCTATAGAAGATTAATACCAGGCTTTGAAGCACCAGTTTATATTGCTTGGAGTAAATCAAATAGGAGTGCTGTAGTTAGAGTACCAGCATATTATAAGGGTATGGAGAAGGCTAAAAGAGTAGAGTATAGACCACCAGATCCATCCTCTAATCCCTATTTGACCTTTGCTGCGTTGTTAATGGCAGCATTAGATGGTGTAAATAAGAAAATAGATCCAGGTGATCCAGTGGACGAAAACATATACCATCTAACTCCAGAGAAAAGGAAACAATTAGGAATTAAGGAATTACCTAGATCACTAGATGAAGCGCTAGATGAGTTAGAGAGTGATAAAGAATTCTTAAAGCCAGTATTCAATTCATCACTACTAGATACTTACATAGATCTTAAGAGAGAGGAAGCAAGAAACCTACAAGGCTATCCACACCCAATGGAATTATACTATTACTTAGATTCCTAA
- a CDS encoding ATP-binding cassette domain-containing protein, whose product MIEVKVKKKLQSFSLDVNFSDKGIIAITGKNGSGKTTLLNIIAGILKPDEGYIRLNEKDITTVPINKRNIVLVTPESYIPTLYLKKHLVWGAKLKGKKVNEKDIIEITELLKIPFENKKVGNLSLGNKEKVSLATAILAKPNLILVDEAFSNITDKDHFIAIYTDLCKKNEIELIYVTQDINDTKFSDHHYVMNNGSLHKVF is encoded by the coding sequence ATGATAGAGGTTAAGGTAAAAAAGAAACTACAATCTTTTTCTCTAGACGTTAATTTTTCTGATAAAGGTATCATAGCAATCACTGGTAAAAATGGTAGCGGGAAAACCACGTTGCTCAACATAATCGCAGGTATTTTGAAACCAGATGAGGGCTATATAAGGCTAAATGAGAAAGACATTACTACTGTTCCTATTAATAAAAGAAATATTGTACTAGTAACTCCGGAGAGTTATATCCCTACATTATATTTAAAGAAACATTTAGTATGGGGAGCTAAATTAAAAGGTAAAAAGGTAAATGAGAAAGATATAATAGAGATAACTGAACTTCTTAAAATTCCGTTTGAGAATAAAAAAGTAGGTAATCTAAGCTTAGGTAATAAGGAAAAAGTATCTTTAGCAACAGCCATCTTAGCTAAACCAAATCTAATATTAGTTGACGAGGCTTTTAGTAACATAACTGATAAGGATCATTTTATTGCTATTTATACGGATTTATGTAAAAAAAATGAAATAGAACTTATATATGTTACTCAAGATATTAATGACACTAAGTTTTCTGATCATCATTACGTTATGAATAATGGATCTCTTCATAAAGTTTTTTAA
- the trxA gene encoding thioredoxin: MSDIDSLIKEVAERLQKKAEEFGKKKDDVTIVLTEENFDEVIKNNKVVLVDCWAEWCAPCHLYEPIYKKVAEKYKGKAVFGRLNVDENQKIADKYSVLNIPTTLIFVNGQLVDSLVGAVDEDTLESTINKYLQ, from the coding sequence TTGAGCGATATTGACTCACTAATAAAAGAAGTTGCGGAAAGGCTACAGAAAAAAGCTGAAGAATTCGGAAAAAAGAAAGACGATGTTACTATAGTCTTAACTGAAGAAAATTTTGATGAAGTTATTAAGAATAATAAGGTGGTTTTAGTAGATTGTTGGGCGGAGTGGTGCGCTCCATGCCATCTATATGAGCCTATATATAAGAAGGTAGCGGAAAAATATAAGGGCAAAGCAGTATTTGGAAGACTTAACGTAGATGAAAATCAAAAGATAGCAGATAAATATAGCGTGCTTAATATACCAACAACACTAATCTTCGTTAATGGCCAATTAGTGGATTCCTTGGTTGGAGCTGTTGATGAAGATACTTTAGAGAGTACTATAAATAAATACTTACAATGA
- a CDS encoding class I adenylate-forming enzyme family protein — protein sequence MIKKETMSLATLLYKWYKERPSRTFLIDKNTSLTFEQTASQVAYIASNISPGDTVVHIMFNSIQSIINYLAIYWAGGKVVAVDPLTSAEDLKFILEDSNPDLIITDEEIYKRENEVLRSYKTIIGKSGKEVFTKPYDYREEEVGLIYYYAGIAGRTMQVLHSANRVELNSVTLYHAIGLKEIRSILTVPIAHVLGNSILGVTLEAGGTLYIMGKFTVGEAIDAINKYNINYLSTVPTVYDYLNNEGKGKLDSLELCVSSAAPLSPLTVSTFKSKYGKDIIQQYGFTEGLILTFQPKELAGIITIGKPLPNVEIKIVGEDGKESKEGELWVKAPWIMLGYKDPQETMKAFSDGWLKTGDLVRIDDKGLLYFRGVKKRMIKFKGYPIFPRDLEEILKTHPIVEDVKVIGEDAGSLGQEPIALVKVKEKRAGIEDELLNYVNSKVAFYKRLKKVYVVDKLERY from the coding sequence ATAATAAAAAAGGAAACGATGAGTCTAGCAACATTACTGTATAAATGGTATAAAGAGAGACCATCAAGAACATTTTTAATTGATAAAAATACCTCACTTACTTTTGAACAAACAGCGTCACAAGTTGCATATATCGCCTCTAATATTTCACCCGGTGATACAGTTGTCCATATAATGTTTAATTCCATTCAGTCAATAATTAATTATTTAGCAATATATTGGGCAGGCGGTAAAGTAGTGGCTGTGGATCCGTTAACTTCAGCTGAAGATTTGAAATTTATCTTAGAAGACTCAAACCCGGATTTGATAATTACAGATGAAGAGATCTATAAGAGGGAAAATGAAGTCCTTAGGTCATATAAGACCATTATAGGTAAATCGGGAAAAGAAGTATTCACTAAACCATATGATTATAGAGAAGAAGAGGTTGGGTTAATTTACTATTATGCTGGTATTGCTGGAAGGACTATGCAAGTATTACACAGCGCTAACAGAGTTGAACTTAACTCAGTTACTCTTTACCATGCAATTGGACTTAAGGAAATTAGGAGCATACTAACAGTTCCAATAGCACACGTATTGGGAAATAGCATACTAGGGGTAACCTTAGAGGCTGGTGGAACGTTATATATAATGGGAAAGTTTACTGTAGGAGAAGCCATCGATGCCATAAACAAGTATAACATAAACTACCTCTCAACAGTTCCCACAGTATATGATTACTTAAATAATGAAGGAAAAGGAAAATTAGATAGCTTGGAATTGTGCGTGAGCTCTGCGGCTCCTTTATCTCCCTTAACCGTAAGCACCTTCAAGAGTAAATATGGAAAAGATATCATACAGCAATATGGTTTTACTGAAGGTTTGATTTTAACGTTTCAGCCTAAAGAATTAGCCGGTATAATTACGATAGGGAAACCGTTGCCTAATGTCGAGATTAAAATAGTAGGAGAAGATGGAAAAGAGAGTAAAGAGGGGGAACTTTGGGTTAAAGCTCCATGGATTATGCTAGGATATAAGGATCCACAAGAAACTATGAAAGCATTTAGTGATGGCTGGTTAAAGACTGGAGACCTAGTGAGAATTGATGATAAAGGGTTATTATATTTTAGAGGCGTGAAAAAGAGAATGATAAAATTCAAAGGTTATCCAATATTTCCGAGAGATTTAGAGGAAATATTGAAAACACATCCAATCGTGGAGGATGTAAAAGTTATAGGAGAGGATGCGGGGAGTTTAGGCCAAGAGCCAATTGCCTTAGTTAAGGTAAAGGAAAAGAGAGCTGGAATAGAAGATGAATTACTTAACTATGTAAATTCTAAGGTAGCTTTTTATAAGAGGTTGAAAAAAGTATATGTGGTAGACAAGCTTGAGCGATATTGA
- a CDS encoding beta-ribofuranosylaminobenzene 5'-phosphate synthase family protein — MIKIIGLSRIHITLFDLEGKYGRIDGGVGVALKYPRIVIRTGDCFTPTVSLPFKVPQVCIEEDYEPHIGLGHTTQYLLAVAKLASEYNFKRLNSYELAKLVKRGGTSGIGVYAFEYGGFIVDGGHSTKIKKELLPSDFSSAPPPPLITRLNFPWYIYVNVPKNGKRIFGSDEINAFKEAKLEGLDTLARVVLMELIPSVAENDLEGALNAISLIQNLGFKKIEVSLQSDEVKAIMAKMNKLGFPAGLSSFGPTIYTFISSRKEGEELISRFGGFISEPNNEGAKVFWSTMNS, encoded by the coding sequence ATGATAAAGATTATTGGCCTTTCTCGCATTCATATAACGCTATTTGACCTTGAGGGAAAATATGGCAGGATTGATGGAGGAGTAGGCGTTGCCTTAAAATATCCTAGAATAGTGATTAGAACGGGAGATTGTTTCACACCAACAGTATCTTTACCATTTAAAGTTCCTCAAGTTTGTATAGAAGAAGATTACGAGCCTCATATAGGATTAGGACATACTACGCAATATCTGCTTGCAGTGGCTAAACTTGCATCAGAATATAATTTTAAGAGACTTAATTCATACGAATTGGCAAAGTTAGTAAAAAGAGGAGGTACTTCGGGAATCGGCGTTTACGCTTTCGAGTATGGCGGTTTTATAGTTGATGGGGGACATTCCACGAAAATAAAGAAAGAATTGTTACCATCAGATTTTTCCTCAGCTCCTCCTCCCCCTCTCATAACTAGATTAAATTTCCCTTGGTATATTTACGTTAATGTACCTAAAAACGGGAAAAGAATATTTGGAAGTGATGAGATTAATGCATTTAAAGAGGCTAAATTGGAAGGTTTAGATACTTTAGCGAGAGTTGTCTTAATGGAGTTAATTCCATCAGTTGCTGAAAACGATTTAGAAGGAGCGTTAAATGCTATCTCGCTTATACAAAATTTAGGTTTTAAGAAGATTGAGGTCTCATTGCAATCAGATGAGGTGAAAGCGATAATGGCAAAAATGAATAAGTTAGGATTCCCAGCCGGACTTTCCTCATTTGGTCCTACAATCTATACCTTTATTAGTTCTAGAAAAGAAGGCGAAGAGTTAATTTCAAGATTTGGTGGTTTTATAAGTGAACCAAATAATGAGGGTGCAAAGGTATTCTGGAGTACGATGAATTCGTAA